The following coding sequences are from one Streptomyces sp. V3I7 window:
- the fahA gene encoding fumarylacetoacetase: MPPFDIPEGDPFGPHNLPYGVFSPSGSQERTVGVRLGDHVLDAGAAARALGSPHAGLLARPSLDALLAAGRPVWSDVRRAMREWVTTPEHQEALAPCFHPLSTVTLHLPFQVADYVDFYSSEHHARNVGQIFRPDAEDSLTPNWKHLPIGYHGRSGTVVVSGTDVVRPSGQRKAPADAAPVFGPSIRLDIEAEVGFVVGVPSELGSPVPLDGFREHVFGLCLLNDWSARDIQAWEYVPLGPFLGKSFATSVSAWITPLEALEEARVTPPERTHPLLPYLDDSGAGPGGYDLRISVAINGKVVAEPPFSTMYWTAAQQLAQMTVNGASLRTGDLYGSGTVSGPSENQRGSLLELTWNGRDPLELPEGKRTFLEDGDVVTLSAWAPGPDGTRIGLGDVTGRVVPA, encoded by the coding sequence CTGCCCCCCTTCGACATCCCCGAGGGTGATCCCTTCGGGCCGCACAACCTCCCCTACGGCGTCTTCTCGCCGTCCGGCAGCCAGGAGCGGACGGTCGGCGTCCGGCTCGGCGATCATGTGCTCGACGCGGGCGCGGCGGCCCGCGCGCTCGGCTCGCCGCACGCCGGTCTGCTCGCCCGCCCGAGCCTCGACGCGCTGCTCGCGGCGGGCCGTCCGGTCTGGTCGGACGTCCGGCGCGCCATGAGGGAGTGGGTGACGACGCCCGAGCACCAGGAGGCCCTCGCCCCCTGCTTCCACCCCCTGTCCACGGTGACCCTGCACCTGCCCTTCCAGGTCGCCGACTACGTCGACTTCTACTCCTCGGAGCACCACGCCCGGAACGTGGGCCAGATCTTCCGCCCGGACGCCGAGGACTCGCTCACCCCCAACTGGAAGCACCTGCCGATCGGTTACCACGGCCGCTCCGGCACCGTCGTGGTCTCCGGCACCGACGTCGTACGGCCCTCGGGACAGCGGAAGGCTCCCGCCGACGCCGCCCCCGTCTTCGGCCCGTCGATCCGGCTGGACATCGAGGCCGAGGTCGGCTTCGTGGTCGGCGTGCCCTCGGAGCTGGGCAGCCCGGTCCCGCTGGACGGCTTCCGGGAGCACGTCTTCGGCCTGTGCCTGCTGAACGACTGGTCCGCACGGGACATCCAGGCCTGGGAGTACGTCCCCCTCGGCCCGTTCCTCGGCAAGTCCTTCGCCACGTCGGTGTCAGCCTGGATCACCCCCCTGGAGGCGCTGGAGGAGGCGCGGGTGACGCCCCCAGAGCGGACGCATCCGCTGCTGCCGTATCTCGACGACTCCGGCGCCGGGCCCGGCGGGTACGACCTGCGGATCTCCGTCGCGATCAACGGCAAGGTGGTGGCGGAGCCGCCGTTCTCCACCATGTACTGGACCGCCGCCCAGCAGTTGGCCCAGATGACGGTGAACGGCGCCTCGCTGCGGACCGGCGACCTCTACGGGTCGGGGACGGTCAGCGGCCCCTCCGAGAACCAGCGCGGCTCCCTGCTGGAGCTCACCTGGAACGGCCGGGACCCCCTCGAACTCCCCGAAGGCAAGCGGACGTTCCTGGAGGACGGAGACGTCGTCACACTCTCGGCCTGGGCGCCGGGCCCGGACGGCACCCGGATCGGACTGGGTGACGTCACGGGACGCGTCGTACCGGCCTGA